aaacgtattaaattttgaattaaacaCATATGCAAAggaattgaataaatattttacagatttaatgaaaagagTACCAAAAGATTGGCTTTCAAAAGAAATGGTATGCACATATGCAACAGAGCACAAATTTCCATTAAGAACAATAAAATCTTACATCGAGGAGCTAGAAAATGATTTGAATAGACTAGATTACAGATCCAAGAAATTTGACAAGTATTGCGATAGTTTGGAAAAGAGCTGggaaaattcaaatgatttacCCTTTTACAAGAggattattttgaaattgaagattaGAAGAGTTAATTTCCCATTAAAGATGTTTGAGAGAAACTTTTTAACAGAAGATGGATTAAAAGGAAGACCTTGGTATAAACATTTAGTATTTGCTGCAGGAAGAGATACTGGCTATGAAGGATTTGCTCTTCCTGGCATTAAAGAATCTCTTGATGATCTAGACTCAACTGATTTCATATACTGGCTGAGAAAATTGCATCATGCTATTAGGAGAATTAATGtatcattagaattataAGTAATGATTAAAAGGTTTAAATAGAGtcatatattttcttgggCTCGCTCGTACTTTCGTTTAAGAATAGTGGAATATGTTATACTTTAGTTAAGTTTATATCAccttttataaataaatattctatatcaaatgaatatattttaatttttcgaAAAGGTAATGAATGGgtgattattttttttttaatatctggAATAATCTTGCAATAATTGCTAGTTTCACGTGATCGAGAAGATTTCTTCCTATGTTAAAGTGATCAAGAATTTTTGAACAAATGTGAAATATACATTAATTGCAGAAAGtgtaaagaaaaattaattgtaatttattttcactGATAAATACATGTTATATTGtatttaaagtttttattagtgtaggaataaatttaaaacaatttttaaagatgaattatgaagaagaacaagTTCAAGAACTGGAAGTTTTACAATCTATTTATCCTGAtgaatttacaattttaaatgaaacatACCCAAATATCCATTTccaaattgatattaaattagaattagatactgaaattgaattgaaaaaagaacaTATAATTTCCGTTGATATTCAATTACCAGAGACATACCCTGATGTTGCAccaattttatcattagaCCCACAagaaatatctttaaaagaagaagaatctGATTCTGAAtctgaagatgaagatgaagttGAGTTTGATGAACATGGTAATATAGTAATTAGCAAAGTTCAAGATTTTGGTTCCAAGATTCACTTTAAAGATCATGTTAACGAACTTCTTGTTACTATTGAGGAACAAATAGAAACTGATATGCTAATTGGGATGCAAATGTGTTTTGCATTAATATCTACAATAAAAGAGAATTGTGAACAATGGTTCCAAGATGAATTGAAGACATTAGAAAAAGCTTGGGAAAGAGAAACCGAAAAACGTGAACAAGAAGAACAAGCAAAATTTAATGGTACAAAAGTTACTAAAGAATCATATTTAGAATGGAGAGCTGCATTTAGAAATGAActtaaaattgatgaaagAGATAACATTAGAAGATTAAAAGCTCATAATGATAAACTTACAGGTAAACAAATGTTTGAACAAGGTGTTGCTGGTACAAtagaagatgaattagaGATCAATAATAACGATGAATTATCTGAATCTATGgaaaaaatacaattatGAATATTTCCTCTTCAATTGTTTCTATGTAAAGGTTACTTTTTATAAGTATTAACTCTTTAAATTAGTGtatgtatattattattaccaaatgtcaaaaaagtttttattttttcttcttaaaCAAAACAGTTTCAagtataaaatatataatgattatatttctttatatttttttttttaatttgtatatattaaaatatgttAAGATTCAGACAGATAATTTCAGCagtaaagaaaaatatagatgATAGTTAATTTTATAGATTTTAACGTAAGACTGACTTATCAAATACGGTTTTTAGCTGGTTCATATGATGTATAGACAAATGTACAGGGTAGAGACAGGGGGTATAGAATAGTTCAGCAGAAGaagtcaaaaaaaaaacaaacttGAACATATTAGTTGCTTGAATTCTatcagaaaataattatacaatcatattaaagatttggaAAAGTTAAATAAATCGTCGAATGCATCGTCTTTTTTAGctgaattattttgtgtatttgaagaaattgcAGTGGCAGTAGTtgtagatttattatttgctgATGATGAACCTAAATCCAGCAGGTCATCTAATGCTGAGGTATTAGTTGTAGTAAATTCGGAAGGTATAACAGGAGGGGCAGATACGGTTTTTACTGCTGGTTTACCGCCAGTAGCTGATTCACTTTGGAAATCGCCGAAATCATCGTCGTCATCGTCATCGtcattgatattattgttgattGAAGCTTTAGGTAATTTTGATGAAGGAGCTGGAGCAGAATCGAAATCTAGATCTAATAAATCTGGGA
This genomic stretch from Henningerozyma blattae CBS 6284 chromosome 1, complete genome harbors:
- the GIR2 gene encoding Gir2p (similar to Saccharomyces cerevisiae GIR2 (YDR152W); ancestral locus Anc_8.334), giving the protein MNYEEEQVQELEVLQSIYPDEFTILNETYPNIHFQIDIKLELDTEIELKKEHIISVDIQLPETYPDVAPILSLDPQEISLKEEESDSESEDEDEVEFDEHGNIVISKVQDFGSKIHFKDHVNELLVTIEEQIETDMLIGMQMCFALISTIKENCEQWFQDELKTLEKAWERETEKREQEEQAKFNGTKVTKESYLEWRAAFRNELKIDERDNIRRLKAHNDKLTGKQMFEQGVAGTIEDELEINNNDELSESMEKIQL